Proteins from a single region of Syntrophorhabdus sp.:
- the pssA gene encoding CDP-diacylglycerol--serine O-phosphatidyltransferase, translating to MNYTKKKKGQPAKGMYLLPNFLTSLSLLSGFYAIIAAMDRRFTYAAIAIFISAIFDMLDGRVARMTNSSSRFGVEYDSLSDVIAFGVAPAILAYTWALKSYGKFGWLAAFLFVACGALRLARFNIQVDTVQKKHFLGLPIPAGAATIAGIVLFFSWLGYKGGLKTVIMPIVIYCLALLMVSKFRYISFKDMGFVRARPFMATVGVIMLLVIVLTEPYLTLFVATSAYAVSGPVYTLILHFRKKPSEELSRPRETQAGQGGRQ from the coding sequence ATGAACTACACGAAGAAGAAGAAAGGCCAGCCTGCGAAGGGGATGTACCTTCTCCCCAATTTTCTCACTTCCTTAAGCCTTCTCTCCGGTTTTTATGCCATCATAGCAGCGATGGACAGGCGGTTCACGTACGCCGCCATCGCCATATTCATATCCGCCATCTTTGACATGCTCGACGGCCGGGTGGCACGGATGACCAATTCCAGCAGCCGCTTCGGCGTGGAATACGATTCCCTCTCCGATGTCATCGCCTTCGGCGTCGCCCCCGCGATCCTCGCCTACACCTGGGCGCTCAAGAGCTACGGCAAGTTCGGCTGGCTCGCCGCCTTCCTCTTCGTGGCCTGCGGCGCGCTGAGACTGGCGAGGTTCAACATCCAGGTCGACACGGTGCAGAAGAAGCACTTTCTGGGTCTTCCCATACCCGCGGGTGCCGCGACCATCGCCGGTATCGTCCTCTTTTTTTCATGGCTTGGCTACAAGGGCGGGCTGAAGACCGTTATCATGCCCATCGTCATTTACTGTCTTGCCCTTCTCATGGTCAGCAAGTTCCGCTACATTAGCTTCAAGGATATGGGATTTGTCAGGGCACGGCCCTTCATGGCAACGGTGGGGGTCATCATGCTTCTCGTCATCGTCCTCACCGAGCCATACCTGACGCTTTTTGTGGCCACGTCGGCCTACGCGGTGTCGGGACCCGTCTATACCCTTATCCTGCACTTCAGGAAGAAACCGTCGGAAGAGCTCAGCCGTCCGAGAGAAACTCAAGCAGGGCAAGGTGGTCGTCAATAG
- a CDS encoding HAD hydrolase-like protein — MDQQKKWDVDCVIYDCDGVLFDSLDANRRLYNSIALAARGTGLNDDELRYCHTHTVFQSIAHICRNDAQSERRAREFFASTIDFRDFIPYLTMEPNVTETLERLKARGISRAISTNRTTSMKHIMERYGLWQYFDIVVTAAHQAEAGSDGGPARTILQAKSKPDPEGVEMILQALKVKREATLYVGDSEVDMGTARSSGVRFVAYKNGALEADGSIDDHLALLEFLSDG, encoded by the coding sequence ATGGACCAGCAGAAGAAATGGGATGTCGATTGCGTCATCTACGACTGCGACGGAGTGCTTTTCGACTCCCTCGACGCCAACAGGCGTCTCTACAACAGCATTGCCCTTGCCGCGCGCGGTACCGGGCTCAATGACGACGAGCTTCGCTACTGCCACACCCACACCGTATTTCAATCCATCGCCCACATCTGCCGCAACGACGCTCAGTCCGAACGCCGTGCGCGGGAATTCTTCGCGAGCACCATAGACTTCCGGGATTTCATCCCTTACCTCACGATGGAGCCTAACGTCACGGAGACCCTGGAGCGATTGAAGGCGCGGGGCATATCGCGGGCGATAAGCACGAACCGGACGACGTCGATGAAGCATATCATGGAACGGTACGGGTTATGGCAGTATTTCGACATCGTGGTGACCGCTGCCCATCAGGCTGAAGCCGGGAGCGATGGGGGACCCGCGCGGACGATACTCCAGGCGAAGTCAAAGCCGGACCCCGAAGGGGTCGAGATGATCCTTCAGGCATTGAAGGTGAAGCGCGAGGCCACCCTGTACGTCGGCGATTCCGAGGTCGATATGGGAACGGCGCGGTCCTCGGGGGTCAGGTTCGTGGCTTACAAGAACGGTGCCCTCGAGGCGGATGGTTCTATTGACGACCACCTTGCCCTGCTTGAGTTTCTCTCGGACGGCTGA
- a CDS encoding phosphatidylserine decarboxylase has product MRQPFIAREGLRIIVPSLVLTAVLLLGRFFILALLVFCFASFCLYFFRNPRRRTSAGPGELVSPADGTVVDIRDVVEEEFLGRTVTRIAIFMSPVDVHVNRAPTSGLIVAMKHVAGKFAMAFGKDIEERNERNFILFENEGERILIVQIAGFLARRIIPYVKVDESVAQGQEVGIIAFGSRVDIYFHKGYVPVVDLHARVKAGMTVLARK; this is encoded by the coding sequence TTGAGGCAGCCGTTTATCGCAAGGGAGGGGTTGAGGATCATCGTCCCCTCCCTTGTTCTTACCGCCGTTCTCCTGCTGGGCAGGTTCTTCATCCTGGCGCTGCTCGTCTTCTGTTTCGCATCATTCTGCCTGTATTTCTTCCGCAACCCCAGGCGGCGAACCAGTGCCGGGCCGGGTGAGCTTGTCTCCCCGGCGGACGGGACCGTGGTCGACATACGCGACGTCGTCGAGGAGGAGTTCCTCGGCCGCACCGTCACGAGAATAGCGATATTCATGTCCCCCGTCGATGTCCATGTCAACCGGGCCCCCACCTCCGGCCTCATCGTCGCGATGAAGCACGTTGCCGGCAAGTTTGCGATGGCCTTCGGCAAGGATATCGAGGAGCGGAACGAAAGGAACTTCATTCTTTTCGAAAACGAGGGTGAAAGGATCCTCATCGTCCAGATAGCGGGTTTCCTTGCCCGGCGCATCATCCCCTACGTGAAGGTCGACGAGAGCGTGGCACAGGGACAGGAAGTGGGCATCATAGCCTTCGGCTCCCGGGTCGACATTTATTTTCACAAAGGGTACGTACCTGTGGTAGACTTACACGCAAGGGTCAAGGCCGGCATGACGGTCCTGGCGCGCAAGTAG
- the secA gene encoding preprotein translocase subunit SecA produces the protein MIGNLIKKIVGTKNERELKRIQPIVDRANEFENRIKALSDDELRAMTPHFRERLAGGEDLDSLLPEAFAVAREAAWRTLGMRHFDVQLIGGIVLHEGRIAEMATGEGKTLVATLPVYLNALTGLGVHVVTVNDYLAKRDAEWMGPVYQFLGLSVGVIVHDLDDAARRHAYGCDVTYGTNNEFGFDYLRDNMHYDLEDCVQREFNYAIVDEVDSILVDEARTPLIISGPAEESTDKYYKINKLIPQLKREQDFMIDEKARSAYLTEDGVAKLERVLAIENLYDPKYVDFLHHINQALKAHQLFARDVDYIVKDGQVVIVDEFTGRLMPGRRYSEGLHQALEAKENVKIERENQTLATVTFQNYFRMYKKLAGMTGTADTEAVEFKKIYNLDVVVIPTNKDLIRTNYPDVVYRTEKEKFRAAVNEIEELYNTGKPVLVGTLSIEKSERVSEMLKRKGIPHNVLNAKNHESEAEVVAQAGRSKAVTISTNMAGRGTDILLGGNPGFLALAMVKGDRDSAEYGKTLEKAREICAADKEKVIALGGLHILGTERHESRRIDNQLRGRAGRQGDPGSSRFYVSLEDEIMRLFGSDRVSPILGKLGMDEDTPIEHPLITKAIENAQTRVEGHNFEIRKYLLEYDNVMNKQRETIYGMRREVMKNGDIREKVMEMVDEICEDMVFECAPEKVYPEEWDLTTLKNRIYENFLIHVDFAIEDVKNLTREGLLDRVIETVKSFYEKKSHDFGSDEMRAVERFIVLNSIDTFWKEHLLALDHLKEGIGLRGYGQKDPLREYQRESFDLFLDMVERAKYDTVRKLFAVQPAKEQEVEYHEPVMFFNMGDGTASADAAGKKDKKVGRNDPCPCGSGKKYKKCCGR, from the coding sequence ATGATCGGAAACCTGATCAAGAAGATCGTCGGCACCAAGAACGAACGCGAGCTCAAGCGCATTCAGCCCATCGTCGACAGGGCGAACGAGTTCGAGAACAGGATTAAGGCCTTAAGCGATGATGAGCTCAGGGCCATGACCCCGCATTTCAGGGAACGCCTCGCCGGGGGCGAAGATCTCGACTCCCTTCTGCCCGAAGCTTTTGCCGTCGCCCGCGAAGCGGCCTGGCGCACCCTTGGAATGCGCCATTTCGACGTCCAGCTCATCGGCGGGATCGTGCTTCACGAGGGCAGGATCGCCGAGATGGCAACGGGTGAAGGGAAAACCCTCGTCGCCACCCTGCCCGTCTACCTCAACGCCCTGACCGGCCTCGGCGTCCACGTGGTCACCGTCAACGATTACCTGGCGAAAAGGGACGCCGAGTGGATGGGTCCGGTGTATCAGTTTCTGGGCCTTTCCGTGGGTGTCATCGTTCATGACCTCGACGACGCCGCCCGCAGGCACGCCTACGGCTGCGATGTCACATACGGGACGAACAACGAGTTCGGCTTCGACTACCTTCGCGACAACATGCACTACGACCTCGAAGACTGTGTCCAGCGCGAGTTCAATTACGCCATCGTCGACGAGGTGGACAGTATCCTCGTTGACGAGGCGAGGACGCCTCTCATCATCTCCGGCCCCGCCGAGGAATCCACGGACAAGTACTACAAGATCAACAAGCTGATACCACAGCTCAAGCGCGAGCAGGATTTCATGATAGACGAAAAGGCCCGCAGCGCCTACCTTACCGAGGACGGCGTCGCGAAACTCGAGAGGGTCCTCGCCATCGAGAACCTCTACGACCCGAAGTACGTCGATTTCCTCCACCACATTAACCAGGCGCTCAAGGCCCATCAGCTCTTCGCCCGCGACGTGGACTACATCGTCAAGGACGGCCAGGTCGTCATCGTCGACGAGTTCACGGGCAGGCTCATGCCCGGAAGGCGCTACAGCGAAGGTCTCCACCAGGCGCTCGAGGCGAAGGAGAACGTCAAGATAGAGAGGGAGAACCAGACCCTTGCCACGGTCACCTTCCAGAACTACTTCAGGATGTACAAAAAGCTCGCCGGCATGACGGGTACCGCCGACACGGAGGCAGTGGAATTCAAGAAGATCTACAACCTCGATGTCGTCGTCATCCCCACCAACAAGGACCTGATCAGGACGAACTATCCCGACGTCGTTTACAGAACGGAGAAGGAGAAGTTCCGGGCCGCTGTGAATGAGATCGAGGAGCTATACAACACGGGAAAACCCGTCCTCGTGGGAACCCTCTCCATCGAGAAATCGGAGAGGGTCTCGGAGATGCTCAAGCGCAAAGGCATCCCCCACAACGTCCTCAACGCGAAGAACCACGAGAGCGAGGCCGAGGTGGTGGCGCAGGCGGGGCGCTCGAAGGCGGTCACCATATCGACGAACATGGCGGGCCGCGGCACCGACATACTCCTTGGCGGCAATCCCGGCTTTCTCGCCCTTGCCATGGTGAAAGGCGACAGAGACTCCGCGGAATACGGGAAGACGCTTGAAAAGGCCAGGGAGATATGCGCCGCTGACAAGGAAAAGGTCATAGCCCTCGGGGGTCTGCACATCCTCGGTACGGAACGCCACGAATCCCGGCGCATCGACAACCAGCTGCGCGGCCGCGCCGGCAGGCAGGGCGATCCGGGGTCGTCGCGTTTCTACGTCTCCCTCGAGGACGAGATCATGCGCCTCTTCGGTTCCGACAGGGTGTCGCCCATCCTGGGTAAGCTCGGCATGGACGAGGACACCCCTATCGAGCATCCCCTGATCACGAAGGCCATCGAGAACGCCCAGACACGGGTCGAGGGCCACAATTTCGAGATACGCAAGTACCTGCTGGAATATGACAACGTCATGAACAAGCAGCGCGAGACCATCTACGGGATGCGACGTGAGGTCATGAAGAACGGTGACATCCGCGAGAAGGTCATGGAGATGGTGGACGAGATCTGCGAGGACATGGTGTTCGAGTGCGCCCCGGAGAAGGTCTACCCCGAGGAGTGGGACCTCACAACGCTCAAGAACCGCATCTACGAGAATTTCCTCATCCACGTGGATTTCGCCATCGAAGACGTGAAGAACCTGACCAGGGAAGGCCTCCTCGACAGGGTCATCGAGACGGTCAAGTCCTTTTACGAAAAGAAATCACATGATTTCGGCTCAGACGAGATGCGCGCCGTGGAGCGTTTCATCGTCCTTAACTCCATCGACACCTTCTGGAAGGAACATCTCCTGGCCCTCGACCATCTCAAGGAAGGTATAGGGCTCAGGGGCTACGGGCAGAAAGACCCCTTGAGGGAATACCAGCGTGAGAGCTTCGACCTCTTCCTCGACATGGTGGAAAGGGCGAAATACGACACTGTGCGCAAGCTCTTCGCCGTCCAGCCCGCGAAGGAGCAGGAGGTGGAGTACCACGAACCGGTGATGTTCTTCAACATGGGTGACGGGACCGCCAGCGCGGACGCCGCGGGAAAGAAGGACAAGAAGGTAGGCCGCAACGACCCCTGCCCCTGCGGCAGCGGGAAAAAGTACAAGAAGTGCTGTGGAAGGTAA
- a CDS encoding HAD family hydrolase: protein MISVSVPGWGDLDIEYLVIDYNGTCAFDGKMKESVKEMLERVSRYIKVFIITSDTYGNIDSEGNTIGFSIIKVGKESSAQEKAKIIKELGPEKIVAIGNGSNDVLMLKEASLGIGVIGEEGCSKDVLREADFFVKDINDALSILLHPERIVATLRD, encoded by the coding sequence ATGATAAGTGTTTCCGTTCCCGGATGGGGCGATCTTGATATTGAATACCTGGTCATCGACTACAACGGGACCTGTGCTTTTGACGGAAAGATGAAGGAAAGCGTCAAGGAGATGCTCGAAAGGGTGTCCCGGTACATAAAGGTGTTCATCATCACGTCCGATACCTACGGCAACATAGACAGCGAAGGAAACACGATCGGTTTCAGCATCATCAAGGTGGGGAAGGAATCGAGCGCCCAGGAAAAGGCGAAGATAATAAAGGAGCTGGGGCCCGAGAAGATAGTGGCCATAGGCAACGGCTCGAACGACGTATTGATGCTCAAGGAGGCTTCCCTCGGAATCGGCGTGATCGGCGAGGAAGGATGCTCCAAGGATGTGCTGAGGGAGGCCGATTTCTTCGTAAAGGACATAAACGACGCACTGAGTATCCTGCTCCACCCCGAGAGGATCGTCGCGACACTGAGAGACTGA